From Candidatus Poribacteria bacterium, a single genomic window includes:
- a CDS encoding HEAT repeat domain-containing protein, translating to MIQKRFGQNANMKRWFWMITIAVVLLFSFGMSRVLQFQEATAESQEDDLSELAAELDALKAEHKRIQAKWQSELLAQVVPTLGDESNAVKRQFVDFLEELGSPGTPALVAMLQDPSKQVRKKAVDKLGKIGEDERKAGKNYDAAAIGLAMALKDTSDDVFREAIAELGDVRPTSAESIAVVIPALIAVQTKGSSSARDDVLEVLGQIGENLAKSGQSTDTIRDALILGLNDNSTKVRTNAIEELSDIRAASTETFTALIGVLSDKSKSVRARAEDVLIKLGKGAAATVAPMLADALTSSESAVTRGHIVDVLGAIGEELIENGDSGEMVLKPLLVALEDSVDDVRRNAADELGEMRATSPDVRAALTHALNDSSKAVRNAAKKAIRRIEAVE from the coding sequence GTGATTCAGAAAAGATTTGGACAGAATGCAAACATGAAACGATGGTTTTGGATGATAACAATTGCCGTTGTTTTGTTATTCAGTTTCGGAATGAGTCGAGTGCTTCAGTTTCAAGAGGCGACTGCAGAGTCACAAGAGGATGACTTATCCGAACTGGCTGCGGAACTTGACGCGCTCAAAGCAGAACATAAAAGGATACAGGCGAAGTGGCAGTCGGAATTGCTTGCCCAAGTCGTTCCAACCTTAGGGGACGAGTCTAATGCCGTAAAACGCCAATTTGTGGATTTCCTTGAAGAACTTGGAAGTCCCGGCACCCCTGCCCTTGTTGCGATGCTCCAAGACCCGTCTAAACAGGTACGTAAGAAGGCGGTTGACAAGTTGGGCAAAATCGGTGAAGATGAGCGGAAAGCAGGCAAAAATTATGATGCCGCTGCAATCGGATTGGCAATGGCACTTAAAGATACTTCTGATGATGTTTTTCGTGAAGCAATCGCAGAATTGGGTGACGTTCGTCCGACATCTGCGGAATCAATTGCTGTCGTTATACCAGCACTCATCGCTGTACAAACGAAAGGCTCATCAAGCGCGCGCGACGATGTTCTTGAGGTCTTAGGACAGATCGGCGAAAACCTCGCAAAAAGTGGGCAATCCACCGACACAATCCGAGACGCTCTAATTCTTGGTCTAAATGATAATTCGACAAAAGTCCGAACCAATGCGATAGAGGAGTTGTCTGACATACGAGCCGCGTCCACTGAAACGTTCACGGCGTTGATAGGTGTGTTGTCAGACAAATCTAAATCCGTCCGGGCACGCGCCGAAGACGTGTTGATTAAATTGGGTAAAGGTGCTGCTGCAACTGTCGCACCGATGTTGGCGGATGCGCTTACGAGCAGTGAATCAGCCGTAACGCGTGGACATATTGTTGATGTGCTTGGCGCAATCGGTGAAGAACTCATAGAGAACGGAGATTCTGGTGAGATGGTCCTTAAACCGCTCCTTGTCGCATTAGAAGATAGTGTTGATGATGTCCGACGCAACGCCGCTGATGAATTGGGCGAAATGCGTGCAACGTCGCCTGACGTGCGGGCTGCATTGACGCACGCGCTCAACGATAGTTCCAAAGCCGTTCGCAATGCAGCGAAAAAGGCGATTCGACGGATAGAGGCGGTTGAATAA
- a CDS encoding DUF4212 domain-containing protein, which translates to METSEKNKVYWRKNLQYLAILLGIWFITSYLCSIVFVDQLDKIQIRGYRLGFYFAQQASIWIFVELIFVYAWLMNRLEKKYTQQEDEEGAEQS; encoded by the coding sequence ATGGAAACATCGGAAAAAAATAAGGTATATTGGCGGAAAAACCTGCAATATCTCGCTATTTTATTGGGAATTTGGTTTATCACCTCGTATTTATGCTCAATTGTATTTGTTGATCAACTGGACAAAATCCAAATCAGAGGCTATCGTCTCGGTTTTTATTTTGCGCAACAGGCATCCATCTGGATTTTCGTTGAACTTATTTTTGTTTACGCATGGTTGATGAACCGTCTGGAGAAGAAATATACACAACAGGAAGATGAGGAGGGCGCAGAACAATCATGA
- a CDS encoding ATPase, T2SS/T4P/T4SS family, with product MQQTLNTASLVEVMRQASLISEQDYTDIIAEIEQTGASEAAVLSKHGVSSDVLALATKSVEYGTPFIQLEDVAPEPDVLEKVSPGFAYRNKIVPIALTDDQLTIAMVDVQDVILIDEIELITGYQITPVLADEGNIDEAIVRLYGRTAESLLSAGIKGPVGATATLERETIEDFGIDEKDLSQDPTVIHAVDQMIIDAVRMGASDIHIEPYPTQLKIRFRVDGVLEDQPQPPAYLQSAITSRIKIMAGMDVAERRRPQDGKISRQIASVGNRQIDLRVSTVPTVATLHGESVVLRILDRQSIEFGLTELGLTEDNLQLFERMIRKPHGIILATGPTGSGKTTSLYACLKEINSPDVKIITLEDPVEYELEGINQIQVNSDIGFTFAQGLRHILRQDPDKVLVGEIRDYETAEMAIHTSLTGHLVFSTLHTNDAPGAITRLIDMNVEPYLVASTVEGVIAQRLARRVCRACCEMHSPDMHELEGLMGNGNSTAIPYDLKIPRAVGCKECRGRGYKGRIGIFEVLFMTDEIRSVALKQASTSEIRRLAVQMGMKGLREDGWRKVAAGLTTVDEVVRLTQEDEFDFVEVV from the coding sequence ATGCAACAGACACTGAATACGGCTTCACTCGTCGAGGTGATGCGACAGGCATCTCTCATTTCGGAACAGGACTATACGGACATCATCGCAGAAATAGAACAAACCGGAGCGTCAGAGGCAGCTGTGCTTTCTAAACACGGCGTATCATCTGATGTTCTCGCGCTCGCTACAAAGAGCGTTGAATACGGAACACCCTTCATCCAATTAGAGGATGTTGCGCCTGAACCTGACGTACTTGAAAAGGTTTCACCGGGGTTCGCATACCGAAATAAAATCGTACCTATTGCGTTGACAGACGATCAACTGACCATCGCAATGGTAGATGTTCAGGATGTCATTCTCATTGACGAGATTGAACTCATCACAGGCTACCAAATTACGCCTGTCCTTGCAGATGAGGGAAATATTGATGAGGCAATCGTTCGTCTCTATGGACGCACTGCTGAGAGTTTGCTCAGTGCTGGTATCAAGGGACCCGTCGGCGCAACTGCCACGCTTGAACGCGAGACGATTGAAGACTTCGGAATTGATGAGAAGGATCTCAGCCAAGATCCGACGGTTATACACGCCGTTGACCAGATGATTATTGACGCCGTCCGGATGGGAGCAAGTGATATTCACATTGAACCCTATCCGACCCAATTGAAAATCCGGTTCCGCGTTGATGGTGTATTAGAAGACCAACCGCAACCCCCTGCCTATCTCCAATCCGCAATCACTTCCCGAATCAAAATCATGGCGGGGATGGATGTCGCAGAACGGCGCCGTCCGCAAGATGGCAAAATCAGTAGGCAGATTGCCAGCGTCGGCAATCGGCAAATAGACCTCCGTGTTTCCACTGTACCGACGGTCGCAACGCTCCATGGCGAAAGCGTTGTGCTCCGTATCCTCGACCGACAGTCTATTGAATTTGGACTCACAGAACTCGGATTAACCGAGGACAACCTCCAACTCTTTGAACGCATGATTCGTAAACCGCACGGTATCATCCTTGCAACCGGACCTACCGGTAGTGGGAAGACCACGTCGCTTTACGCCTGTTTGAAAGAGATTAACTCGCCGGATGTCAAAATCATCACGCTCGAGGATCCAGTGGAGTATGAATTAGAGGGCATCAACCAGATCCAGGTCAATTCAGATATAGGCTTTACCTTCGCTCAGGGACTCCGCCATATCCTGCGGCAGGACCCAGATAAGGTATTGGTCGGTGAGATTCGTGACTACGAGACCGCGGAGATGGCAATTCATACCTCACTTACGGGACACCTTGTCTTTAGCACACTTCACACAAACGATGCTCCCGGCGCAATCACGCGACTTATTGATATGAACGTTGAACCCTATCTCGTTGCCTCCACGGTAGAGGGTGTCATCGCCCAAAGACTTGCTCGCCGTGTCTGCAGGGCGTGTTGTGAGATGCATTCCCCTGACATGCACGAACTGGAGGGACTTATGGGTAATGGCAACAGCACCGCCATCCCTTACGATCTGAAAATTCCGCGCGCAGTCGGATGTAAGGAGTGCCGTGGGAGAGGTTACAAAGGTAGAATCGGTATCTTTGAAGTTTTGTTCATGACTGATGAGATTCGCTCTGTGGCACTCAAGCAGGCATCGACGAGTGAGATTCGTCGTCTCGCTGTCCAGATGGGCATGAAAGGTTTACGTGAAGATGGTTGGCGTAAGGTCGCTGCAGGATTGACAACGGTTGACGAGGTCGTCCGGTTAACACAGGAAGACGAATTCGATTTCGTGGAAGTTGTATAA
- a CDS encoding SIS domain-containing protein, with product MDILHSIRDALVEAQEVLNRFIQNPENIATIAETAEMMRDVFEREGRIFTCGNGGSLCDAVHFAEECTGKFRSDRKPLSAIALGDAGHITCTANDFGFAEIFARPLLALGHPGDLLIVLSTSGNSENVVRAAVAAKSRGMQVFGLLGGDGGDLKQHCNICLIAPGNTADRIQEIHIKVLHILIEHIERLMFPENY from the coding sequence ATGGACATTTTGCATAGCATTCGTGATGCATTAGTGGAAGCACAAGAGGTTCTCAATCGGTTTATCCAAAACCCTGAGAACATCGCAACCATCGCGGAAACAGCGGAGATGATGCGAGACGTTTTTGAACGGGAGGGGAGAATCTTCACCTGCGGAAACGGTGGGAGTTTGTGCGATGCCGTCCATTTTGCTGAAGAATGCACAGGCAAATTCCGCAGTGATAGAAAGCCGCTTTCGGCAATTGCACTCGGCGACGCGGGACATATCACCTGCACAGCAAACGATTTCGGGTTTGCAGAGATCTTCGCGCGTCCACTCTTGGCACTCGGTCATCCCGGTGACTTGCTTATCGTTCTCTCGACCAGCGGAAACTCTGAAAATGTTGTGCGTGCTGCGGTGGCGGCGAAATCACGGGGGATGCAGGTGTTTGGGCTGCTCGGTGGGGATGGTGGAGACCTTAAGCAACACTGCAATATTTGTCTAATCGCACCCGGAAACACCGCAGATCGGATTCAGGAAATCCATATAAAGGTATTGCACATCTTGATAGAGCATATTGAGCGGTTGATGTTCCCAGAGAATTATTGA
- a CDS encoding cation acetate symporter yields MNVQAWTFVMVGLSFALYIGVALWSKARSTGDFYVAGSNVHPVVNGMATAADWMSAASFIAMAGMISFMGRDGSVYLLGWTGGYVLLALLLAPYLRKFGKYTVPDFVGDRYYSQLARIVAVVCAIFVSFTYVAGQMRGVGIVFSRFLNVNVETGVLIGMGIVFFYAVLGGMKGITYTQVAQYCVLIFAYLVPAIFISILITGNAIPQLGLMGKVADGSGLYLLDRLNGLNEELGFHLYTGGSKATIDVFFITAALMLGTAGLPHVIIRFYTVRKASEARISAGWALLFIAILYTTAPAVAVFARTNLLKTVRYEQNGELKDVRYEDVPTWFKNWEATGLIEFKDLNGDGAIQYRGPKSDVENELTIDRDIMVLANPEIAKLPNWVVGLVAAGGLAAALSTAAGLLLVISTAVAHDLLKGAIIPTLQEKQELVAARIAAGVAVCIAGYFGINPPDFVAPVVAFAFGLAASSFFPAIVMGIFSKRMNKEGAISGMIVGITFTAAYIIYFKFISPELNISEHWLWGISPEGIGTLGMVLNFIVSIGMAALTPPPPADVQALVEDIRVP; encoded by the coding sequence ATGAACGTACAAGCATGGACATTTGTGATGGTGGGCCTCTCCTTCGCGTTGTATATCGGTGTGGCACTCTGGTCCAAAGCGCGTTCGACAGGGGATTTCTATGTCGCAGGAAGCAATGTGCATCCAGTTGTCAACGGGATGGCGACAGCGGCGGATTGGATGAGCGCGGCATCCTTCATCGCAATGGCAGGGATGATCTCCTTCATGGGACGTGATGGCTCTGTCTATCTGCTCGGATGGACAGGTGGCTACGTGCTACTCGCGTTGTTACTAGCACCCTACCTCCGTAAGTTCGGTAAGTACACAGTCCCCGATTTCGTTGGTGACCGCTATTATTCGCAATTGGCTCGGATTGTTGCCGTGGTGTGTGCGATTTTTGTCTCCTTTACTTACGTAGCCGGACAGATGCGCGGTGTCGGCATTGTCTTTTCTCGGTTTCTGAATGTCAATGTTGAAACCGGCGTACTTATCGGTATGGGAATTGTGTTCTTTTACGCCGTTCTTGGGGGTATGAAGGGCATTACGTATACACAAGTTGCGCAGTACTGCGTGTTGATTTTCGCATATCTCGTACCTGCAATTTTTATCTCTATCCTCATTACAGGCAACGCTATCCCTCAGCTGGGATTAATGGGAAAGGTAGCAGATGGTTCAGGGCTATATCTCTTAGATCGACTCAACGGTTTGAACGAAGAATTGGGGTTTCACCTATATACGGGTGGTAGTAAAGCCACCATTGATGTCTTTTTTATCACGGCGGCGTTGATGTTGGGGACAGCAGGACTCCCGCACGTGATTATCCGCTTCTATACGGTGCGAAAAGCCTCGGAAGCACGGATCTCTGCTGGATGGGCGTTGCTGTTCATCGCGATTCTCTATACCACCGCCCCAGCAGTCGCTGTGTTTGCCCGGACAAATCTCCTCAAAACTGTTAGATATGAACAGAACGGTGAATTGAAAGATGTGAGATATGAAGATGTGCCGACGTGGTTTAAAAATTGGGAAGCAACGGGGTTAATTGAGTTCAAAGATTTGAACGGTGATGGTGCTATTCAGTACCGAGGACCGAAATCTGATGTCGAGAATGAACTCACAATTGATCGGGACATCATGGTATTGGCGAACCCTGAGATTGCGAAACTTCCGAACTGGGTTGTCGGGTTGGTTGCTGCTGGTGGTTTGGCAGCGGCACTTTCAACAGCGGCAGGCTTGCTGTTAGTGATTTCCACCGCGGTCGCGCATGATCTCCTCAAGGGGGCAATTATACCAACGCTACAGGAGAAGCAGGAGTTGGTTGCCGCACGCATCGCTGCAGGTGTCGCCGTCTGTATCGCTGGATATTTCGGTATAAACCCACCGGACTTTGTAGCCCCGGTCGTAGCGTTCGCTTTTGGACTTGCGGCGAGTTCATTCTTCCCTGCGATTGTTATGGGCATCTTTTCCAAACGCATGAACAAGGAAGGCGCCATCAGCGGTATGATTGTCGGTATCACCTTTACAGCAGCGTATATCATCTATTTCAAATTTATCAGTCCGGAACTCAACATATCGGAGCACTGGTTATGGGGCATTTCGCCTGAAGGGATCGGAACCCTTGGCATGGTGCTAAACTTCATAGTGTCTATCGGGATGGCTGCTCTAACCCCACCACCGCCAGCTGACGTGCAAGCACTCGTTGAGGACATTCGGGTGCCTTAA
- a CDS encoding formylglycine-generating enzyme family protein, whose protein sequence is MTKHHKDLKMSLKNILERYCLIMLVGGLALAISGCERDDITLPSETTTSPPEKKTQPSEGKTTTPPPEKKIPLPKGMVLIPAGEFQIGSNDAEADDDEQPMRTVYVDAFYMDETEVTNAQFKEFVLENPRWQKNRIDGKFHNGRYLWDWNGNNYPKGTDKHPVVNVSWYAAMAYSKWAGKRLPTEAEWERAARGGLVDKKYPHGNTLTPRDANYGNNVKDTTAVGRYPANGYGLYDMAGNVSEWCLDAYHSGLYSTFPQERVARNPLAGANTIQWIVDNFTNVNVNVSRVRRGGNWFDTARLPRVADRRDSKPKSAFHVIGFRCVRSVTVTP, encoded by the coding sequence ATGACAAAACACCATAAAGACTTGAAAATGTCCTTAAAGAATATTTTGGAAAGGTATTGCCTCATTATGCTCGTCGGGGGGCTCGCCCTCGCTATCAGCGGTTGCGAACGAGATGACATAACACTTCCATCGGAAACAACAACATCGCCCCCAGAGAAAAAAACACAGCCCTCAGAGGGAAAAACAACAACACCGCCCCCAGAGAAAAAAATACCGCTCCCTAAAGGCATGGTGCTCATCCCCGCAGGCGAGTTTCAGATAGGCAGCAACGATGCGGAGGCAGATGATGATGAGCAGCCTATGCGCACCGTCTACGTAGATGCGTTCTATATGGACGAAACAGAAGTGACGAACGCGCAATTCAAAGAATTTGTGCTTGAAAACCCGCGTTGGCAGAAGAATCGGATTGACGGAAAATTTCACAATGGGCGTTATCTCTGGGACTGGAACGGGAATAACTACCCAAAAGGTACAGACAAACATCCGGTTGTTAATGTGAGTTGGTATGCGGCGATGGCATACTCGAAGTGGGCAGGAAAGCGTCTGCCGACAGAGGCAGAATGGGAACGCGCCGCGCGCGGGGGCTTAGTCGATAAGAAGTATCCGCATGGGAACACGCTAACGCCGCGGGATGCGAACTACGGCAACAACGTTAAAGATACCACTGCCGTAGGGAGGTATCCTGCGAACGGATATGGATTGTATGATATGGCAGGTAACGTGAGCGAATGGTGTTTAGATGCATACCATAGTGGACTCTATTCTACATTTCCACAAGAGCGGGTTGCGCGTAATCCGTTGGCGGGTGCGAACACGATTCAGTGGATAGTGGATAACTTCACAAATGTTAATGTTAATGTTTCCCGCGTCCGGCGCGGTGGGAACTGGTTCGATACAGCTCGACTTCCGCGTGTCGCCGATCGCCGCGACTCCAAACCAAAGAGCGCGTTCCACGTCATCGGTTTTCGTTGTGTGAGGTCTGTAACTGTAACCCCTTAA
- a CDS encoding iron ABC transporter permease: MLDRPETEQSTHRSLSLMDKIKRQYDLTPSITLIFGLTALFFVVFLIYPLLYVFKEAFWIENKFNLTYFKLMVTDPNIRELVINSLEIGVMVTIMTSIVSLPLAYFLTRYRYPGRDMLRAIILIPMIMPPFVGAIGMQQFFGLFGSVNMLLVKLNLIDISETIDWFGGGFWGVVMLSTLHLYPIMYLNIVAALANVDPSLEEAAENMGASRFQVFRQITLPLMMPGYFAGAILVFIWAFTDLGTPLIFNYNEVVAVRIFRQVTEANQNPMGYALVVLIIVLTALAFYVSKRWTGSRHYEMLGRGHVTSREVDTKWAMRGIIYLFIGGLTFTALLPHISVILISLTPDASQWRLSVLPQSLTFAHYIETFTHSDTLPSILNSLKYSVFSTLLALLVGVVVSYLLTRKRLPFQNLLDAIAMLPLALPGVAIAFGYMGSFADTTLLLKHLPETLINVIDPRKNPTFLLIISYAVRRLPYMLRSIYAGLQQTSVSYEEASQNVGATPIRTLYKITLPLVIANILAGAILVFSFSMLEVSDSLILAMQDKYYPITKAIWALSQRPDHGAYTASALGVVGMLILIACLLGAGRVLGGKLGEIFRI; this comes from the coding sequence ATGCTGGATCGCCCAGAGACAGAGCAGAGCACACATAGAAGTCTGTCTTTAATGGATAAAATTAAACGACAATACGATTTAACGCCATCAATCACACTGATTTTCGGGCTGACAGCGTTGTTCTTTGTCGTCTTCCTCATATATCCACTCCTCTATGTTTTCAAAGAAGCGTTCTGGATTGAAAATAAATTCAATCTTACATACTTCAAACTGATGGTGACCGATCCGAACATCCGAGAACTGGTTATCAATAGTCTCGAAATCGGTGTGATGGTCACGATAATGACGAGTATTGTTAGCTTGCCACTCGCGTATTTTTTGACACGGTACCGGTATCCCGGACGCGATATGTTGCGCGCTATCATCTTAATTCCGATGATTATGCCACCTTTCGTAGGCGCAATTGGAATGCAGCAGTTTTTCGGGTTGTTCGGAAGCGTGAATATGCTTCTCGTGAAACTCAATCTAATTGATATATCCGAAACCATAGACTGGTTCGGTGGCGGGTTCTGGGGTGTGGTGATGTTGTCAACGCTGCACCTATATCCGATAATGTATCTCAACATTGTTGCTGCGCTTGCAAACGTCGATCCGAGTTTAGAAGAAGCCGCAGAGAATATGGGGGCATCTCGGTTTCAAGTTTTCCGTCAAATAACATTGCCGTTGATGATGCCGGGTTATTTCGCTGGAGCGATTCTCGTCTTTATCTGGGCATTTACGGATCTCGGCACGCCTCTAATCTTTAATTACAACGAAGTCGTTGCGGTGCGAATCTTCCGACAAGTAACGGAAGCGAATCAGAACCCGATGGGGTACGCCCTTGTTGTGCTAATCATCGTCCTGACGGCACTCGCCTTTTATGTTTCTAAGCGGTGGACGGGCAGTAGACACTATGAAATGCTTGGCAGAGGACATGTGACTTCACGCGAAGTAGATACAAAATGGGCGATGCGTGGTATTATCTACCTCTTTATCGGTGGACTGACGTTTACGGCGTTGTTACCCCATATTAGTGTGATTCTGATCTCCTTAACCCCGGATGCAAGCCAGTGGCGATTGAGTGTGCTACCGCAATCTTTGACCTTTGCGCATTATATTGAAACCTTCACACATTCCGATACGCTGCCGAGTATCCTCAACAGCCTAAAATACAGTGTTTTCAGTACACTATTGGCACTTTTGGTAGGTGTCGTGGTGTCGTATCTACTCACTCGCAAACGTCTTCCGTTTCAAAATCTGTTGGATGCAATCGCGATGTTACCCTTAGCATTACCGGGGGTAGCGATAGCATTCGGATACATGGGCAGTTTCGCAGATACGACGCTTTTACTGAAACATCTTCCAGAAACGCTCATCAATGTGATTGATCCGAGAAAGAATCCGACGTTCCTGTTAATTATCAGCTATGCAGTGCGGCGGTTACCGTATATGCTACGTTCCATCTACGCAGGACTTCAGCAGACGAGCGTGTCGTACGAAGAGGCATCACAAAACGTGGGCGCAACACCGATCAGAACCTTGTATAAGATTACCTTGCCCTTGGTCATCGCGAATATCCTCGCCGGTGCGATTCTCGTGTTCTCATTCTCCATGTTGGAAGTGAGTGATAGCTTAATCTTGGCAATGCAGGATAAGTACTACCCAATTACAAAAGCGATTTGGGCACTCTCCCAACGTCCCGATCACGGCGCATATACAGCAAGTGCATTAGGTGTGGTGGGGATGTTGATTTTAATCGCGTGTTTGCTCGGTGCGGGACGTGTACTTGGTGGAAAGTTAGGAGAAATTTTCCGCATTTAG